A single genomic interval of Fusarium verticillioides 7600 chromosome 8, whole genome shotgun sequence harbors:
- a CDS encoding hypothetical protein (At least one base has a quality score < 10): MMLLQSSLVALALFTSSCIAISKNFYPSSKRGLIYIPNSDFPQDDKVWVQKHSDLTWYYNYKPYPSSVYENITSLQFVPMLWGAPDGFDDTSFLENVTAQIIGGRNITYVMGFNEPDNSMANGGSDIKPKDAAKYWIKQLEPLRKLGVSLGAPGVTGAPSGFTWLADFVEACKGNCTFDFIPIHWYGSFDGMASHIAGVLDVFPGKKIWVTEFALDFSSLVATQDYFQTSVKYLDGNKNITHYSYFGSFRSFTSNVGYNVSMLNSYGQLTDIGSWYLGGDATGVIPGDNVVKPNVTAAKPSTPTYVVPSLVTEDSDSLGVVNRPCISYLGLLYPLLALYARLYN; this comes from the exons ATGATGCTCCTACAATCCTCACTCGTGGCCCTGGCCCTCTTCACATCCTCATGCATCGCCATATCCAAAAACTTCTACCCTTCCTCAAAACGAGGCCTCATCTACATCCCCAACTCCGACTTCCCCCAGGACGATAAAGTCTGGGTCCAAAAACACTCCGACCTAACATGGTACTACAACTACAAACCGTACCCCAGCTCCGTCTACGAGAACATCACTTCCCTCCAGTTCGTCCCCATGCTCTGGGGCGCCCCCGACGGCTTCGATGACACTTCCTTTCTAGAAAACGTCACGGCGCAAATTATCGGCGGCCGAAACATCACATATGTGATGGGCTTCAACGAGCCAGATAACTCAATGGCCAACGGCGGCAGTGACATTAAGCCCAAAGACGCAGCGAAGTACTGGATCAAGCAGCTTGAGCCGTTGAGAAAACTAGGTGTTTCGCTCGGTGCGCCTGGGGTGACGGGTGCGCCGTCGGGGTTTACGTGGCTTGCGGACTTTGTAGAGGCTTGCAAGGGGAACTGCACGTTTGACTTTATTCCTATACATTGGTACGGAAGCTTTGATGGTATGGCGAGTCATATCGCTGGTGTTTTGGATGTGTTTCCGGGGAAGAAGATCTGGGTTACTGAGTTTGCGCTGGACTTTTCGTCTTTGGTTGCGACGCAGGATTACTTCCAGACGTCGGTCAAGTATCTTGACGGAAACAA GAACATAACTCATTATTCGTACTTTGGGTCTTTCCGCTCATTCACGTCGAATGTCGGATATAATGTGTCAATGCTTAATTCATATGGGCAGTTGACGGATATAGGAAGTTGGTACCTTGGGGGTGATGCGACAGGTGTTATACCGGGCGACAATGTTGTCAAGCCTAATGTGACAGCTGCCAAGCCGTCTACGCCTACGTATGTTGTTCCGTCATTAGTAACGGAGGACAGCGACTCGTTGGGTGTTGTGAATCGGCCTTGTATATCTTATCTTGGGCTACTATATCCGCTTCTTGCTTTATATGCTAGACTATATAATTAG